One segment of Erigeron canadensis isolate Cc75 chromosome 2, C_canadensis_v1, whole genome shotgun sequence DNA contains the following:
- the LOC122588813 gene encoding mitochondrial outer membrane protein porin of 34 kDa gives MVKGPGLYTDIGKKTRDLLNRDYQADHKFTITTFSPTGVAITSSGTKKGELFLADVNTQLKRNNVTTDIKVDTNSNLSTTIAVDEPAPGLKAILSFKVPDQRSGKLELQYLHDYAGISTSIGLTANPIVNFSGVVGTNATAIGTDVSFDTKTGNFTKYNAGISFTNADLIAALTLNDKGDSLNASYYHTVKPLTNTAVGAEVNHCFSSNENTITVGTQHALDPLTTVKARINNQGKVNALIQHEWRPKSLFTISGEVDTRAIDKSAKFGLALALKP, from the exons atggtTAAAGGTCCAGGTCTATACACTGACATTGGCAAAAAAACCagag ATCTTCTAAACAGGGATTATCAGGCTGACCATAAGTTCACCATCACCACTTTCTCACCTACTGGTGTT GCAATCACATCATCTGGGACAAAGAAAGGAGAATTGTTTCTTGCAGATGTCAACACCCAATTGAAGAGGAACAATGTCACTACTGATATCAAAGTGGACACAAACTCTAAC CTCTCTACAACCATTGCGGTCGATGAACCTGCTCCTGGGTTGAAGGCGatccttagcttcaaagttcccGATCAAAGATCTGGAAAG TTGGAACTTCAATATTTGCACGACTATGCTGGAATCTCCACAAGTATTGGGTTGACTGCCAACCCTATTGTCAACTTCTCTGGTGTGGTGGGAACAAATGCTACTGCTATCGGAACTGATGTATCTTTCGACACCAAAACTGGAAACTTTACCAAGTACAATGCTGGGATTAGCTTCACCAATGCTGACCTTATTGCTGCTTTGACCCT GAATGACAAGGGTGATTCTCTCAATGCATCATATTACCATACCGTGAAGCCTTTGACCAACACAGCAGTGGGTGCAGAAGTGAACCACTGCTTCTCAAGCAATGAAAACACAATCACAGTTGGGACTCAACATGCTTTGGACCCATTGACCACAGTCAAGGCTCGCATCAACAACCAAGGCAAAGTTAATGCTCTTATCCAGCATGAGTGGCGCCCCAAATCTCTATTTACCATTTCAGGAGAAGTTGATACCAGAGCCATTGACAAGAGTGCCAAGTTTGGTCTTGCTTTGGCCCTTAAGCCATGa